The region AATCATTAATTCTGTCATCATAAAAATCTTTTGGCAGAATAACGGCAGCAGCTACTACCGGTCCTGCAAGCGGTCCTCTTCCTGCTTCATCTGTTCCTGCCAGAATTGTTTTTGAATTCAGTAAATATTTATTGTCAAAGTTCTTCAATTACCTAAATAAATTGCTGTCAATCCGATGACCATATTTAATTTTAATAAGTTACTGGTTAATGCAATATCTGTTGCTTTTTTTTGCAAAAGATTTTTTATACATACCACAAAAACCGGATTTACAAATATCATCACAATTACAAAAAATTCAATTTTATATATCTGAAAAACAAAGGGATAAAAAGTAAATGCAATTAAGATAATAATCAGTATAGTGGCTAATTTTTTCGCTGATTGAATACCATATCTTATTGGAAAAGTAATAATATTTTGTTTTTCATCGCCATCAATATCCTGAATATCTTTAACTATTTCTCTAATTAGATTGATGAAAAATGCAAAAAGAGCCGGAATGACAGCAGCCTCAGGATTTTTAACTACAAAACCTCCGTAAATAAATGCTAATCCGGTTAATATAGCTACAGTAATATTTCCAACAAGAAGTATTTTTTTAAGATAAGCAGAATAGATGTAAAGTAAAGAAATTGAAAACAGTACTATTAAAAAAGATGATAGTGATAGATAAGCAGCTATTATTGCCGCAATTGTGTTTAAAAGAAAGTATTCAAACTTTGCTTCTGTTTTTGTAAGTCTGCCCGTAATTAATACTCTATCTGGGTGTGCTGTTTTATCAGTCTCAATATCAAATAAATCATTAATTACATTTCCTGCTGCGGCAGTTAAAGCAGCCGCAAG is a window of Ignavibacterium sp. DNA encoding:
- a CDS encoding geranylgeranylglycerol-phosphate geranylgeranyltransferase, with product MLKKFSAYIKITRLFNAAITFCVVVVSMLISQENPAEISLILLASLAAALTAAAGNVINDLFDIETDKTAHPDRVLITGRLTKTEAKFEYFLLNTIAAIIAAYLSLSSFLIVLFSISLLYIYSAYLKKILLVGNITVAILTGLAFIYGGFVVKNPEAAVIPALFAFFINLIREIVKDIQDIDGDEKQNIITFPIRYGIQSAKKLATILIIILIAFTFYPFVFQIYKIEFFVIVMIFVNPVFVVCIKNLLQKKATDIALTSNLLKLNMVIGLTAIYLGN